In Achromobacter pestifer, the DNA window AGACGCCCGACGCCTTGAAGATCAGCACGAAGCCCAGGCCGATCAGCGCGTACAGCATGCCGCTCATCAGGCCGCCGAATAAGGTCTCTAGAAAAAATCCCATGTCTGTCCGCCTTAGTGCGACACGCCGAGGTAGGCGCGGATCACGTCTTCGTTTGCACGAACCTCGTCCGGCTTGCCGTCGCCGATCTTCTTGCCGTAGTCCAGCACCACGACGCGGTCCGAGATGTCCATGACCACGCCCATGTCGTGCTCGATCAGCACGATGGTGGTGCCGAACTCGTCGTTCACATCCAGGATGAAGCGGCTCATGTCCTGCTTCTCTTCGATGTTCATGCCGGCCATGGGTTCGTCCAGCAACAGCAGGCGCGGCTCCATCGCCAGCGCGCGGCCCAGGTCCACGCGCTTTTGCAGGCCATAGGGCAGGCGGCCCACGGGCGTCTTGCGGTAGGCCTGGATTTCCAGGAAGTCGACGATGTTCTCGACGAACTCGCGGTGCTTGATCTCTTCGCGCTCGGCCGGGCCCAGGCGGAAGGCCTGCGCCAGCAGCCCGCACTTCATGCGCAGGTTGCGGCCGGTCATGATGTTGTCCAGCACGCTCATGCCCTTGAACAGCGCCAGGTTCTGGAACGTGCGGGCGATGCCCATTTCGGCGGCGCGGCGCGGGTTCATGCGCGAGAAACGCTCGCCGCGGAAGGCGATGCCGCCTTGCTGCGGCGTGTAGACGCCGTTGATGACGTTGAGCATTGAGCTCTTGCCGGCGCCGTTGGGGCCGATGATGGCGCGGATCTCGTGTTCGCGCACGTTGAAGGAAATGTCCGTCAGCGCCTTCACGCCGCCAAAGGACAGGGAGATGTTCTGCATGTCCAGCATGACGTCGCCGATGCGCTGGTCGCGGTCGTTGTTGCTCATGATCTCTACGCGGCCTTGGCGGTTATGGCGGGAAACGTCTTGACCGGGCGGATCTTCAGGTCCGCCGAGATCTTGCCGGTGCGTCCGTCTTCGAACTTCACTTCGGTTTCGATGAATTGCGACTGCTTGCCGCCAAAGAGCGCGTCGATCAGCACGCCGTACTTCTGCGCGATGAACGCGCGGCGCACCTTGCGCGTGCGGGTCAGTTCGTCGTCGTCGGGATCCAGTTCCTTGTGCAGGATGAGGAAGCGGCCGATCTGCGAGGCCGACAGCTTGGGATCGGTGGCCAGATCGGCGTTGACCTGTTCCACGCATTCCGCGATCAGCTGGTAGACCTCGTCCTTGGAAGCCAGGTCGGTGTAGCCGGCATAGGGCATGCCGCGGCGCTCGGCCCAGTTGCCCACGGCTTCCAGGTCGATGTTGATGAAGGCGCACACATCTTCGCGGTTGGCGCCGAAGGCGACCGCTTCCTTGATGTGCTGGAAGAACTTGAGCTTGTTCTCGATGTACTTGGGCGCGAACAGGCTGCCGTTGGCGAGCTTGCCCACGTCCTTGGCGCGGTCGATGATCTTCAGCTGACCGTCGGTGTCCAGATAGCCCGCATCGCCCGTGTGGAACCAGCCGTCGGCGCTGCGCGCCTCGGCAGTCGCCTCGGGGTTGCGGTAGTACTCCTTGAACAGGCCGGGGCTCTTGACCAGGATCTCGCCGTTGTCGGCCACGCGGATCTCCACGCCTTCGACGGGCGGGCCCACGGTGTCGTCGCGCACCTTGCCGTCGGGCTGCACGCAGACGAACACCGAGGTTTCGGTCGAGCCGTAGAGCTGCTTGAGGTTGATGCCGATGGACCGGTAGAACACGAACAGGTCGGGGCCGATGGCCTCGCCCGCGGTGTAGGCCACGCGCACCCGGC includes these proteins:
- a CDS encoding ABC transporter ATP-binding protein → MSNNDRDQRIGDVMLDMQNISLSFGGVKALTDISFNVREHEIRAIIGPNGAGKSSMLNVINGVYTPQQGGIAFRGERFSRMNPRRAAEMGIARTFQNLALFKGMSVLDNIMTGRNLRMKCGLLAQAFRLGPAEREEIKHREFVENIVDFLEIQAYRKTPVGRLPYGLQKRVDLGRALAMEPRLLLLDEPMAGMNIEEKQDMSRFILDVNDEFGTTIVLIEHDMGVVMDISDRVVVLDYGKKIGDGKPDEVRANEDVIRAYLGVSH